The proteins below come from a single Bacteroidota bacterium genomic window:
- a CDS encoding alpha/beta hydrolase encodes MAWLNKNHLKLYYETHGKGPAVLMIAGLASDSQSWQFILKKMASRFNVIIYDNRGTGRTQNAGYPFQMKDLAQDALDLLDHLGVNRCQIIGHSMGGCIAQELAFMAPEMVHKMVLASTTPIMSDRNKSLFDHFIHGWESGIPQDQWFRELFYWLFSPNAFVNKKFLDAAIIYTMCYPYQQTLESFKAQIEALINFDSSPFLDKINTESLIVSGAKDILVYPDESAKLKSMPGFHDMIILEKAAHSIHAEYPEEFLDCIIPFLEN; translated from the coding sequence ATGGCCTGGTTAAACAAAAACCATCTTAAGCTTTACTACGAAACTCATGGCAAAGGACCGGCAGTATTAATGATAGCAGGACTCGCCAGCGACAGCCAGAGCTGGCAGTTCATTCTAAAAAAGATGGCTTCCCGTTTTAACGTTATCATTTATGATAACCGTGGAACGGGAAGGACACAAAACGCCGGTTATCCCTTTCAAATGAAAGATTTGGCCCAGGATGCCCTGGACCTCCTCGATCATCTTGGAGTAAATCGATGCCAGATAATCGGTCATTCCATGGGTGGATGCATTGCCCAGGAACTTGCTTTTATGGCTCCGGAAATGGTGCATAAAATGGTATTGGCAAGCACAACTCCAATCATGTCTGACCGCAACAAATCTCTATTTGATCATTTTATCCATGGCTGGGAATCCGGTATCCCGCAAGATCAGTGGTTTCGCGAACTATTTTACTGGCTTTTCAGCCCTAATGCTTTTGTGAATAAAAAATTCCTGGATGCAGCCATCATTTATACAATGTGCTATCCATACCAGCAGACCCTTGAAAGCTTTAAAGCCCAGATCGAGGCCCTTATTAACTTTGATTCCTCCCCCTTCCTGGATAAAATCAATACAGAATCCCTGATAGTCTCAGGAGCCAAGGATATTCTGGTTTATCCTGATGAATCTGCAAAATTAAAATCCATGCCGGGATTTCATGATATGATCATTCTTGAAAAAGCTGCTCATTCGATACACGCCGAATATCCTGAAGAATTTCTGGATTGTATTATTCCGTTCCTGGAAAATTAA